The stretch of DNA GTTTACTGCAAATAAATTTATTTCTTATCTCCATTTGGGAGTGAATTTATTTGAAGTCGTTCCATTTATACAACAATTAACGGTGGATGATGCAAATAAATTTTTAAGTGAGTGGATTAAGGAAGAACGATTAGCAACTTGTACTATTTCTGCAGAATAAGGTGAGAATATGAGGGGAAATGTACTAGTTATTGGTGCAAGTGGAGAAATCGGTATTGCTATTGCTCGTAAACTTGCTAAAGAAGGATATTCGTTATTATTACATTACCATCAAAATGTTGAACCTATACTACAATTACAGCTTGAATTGGATGAAGATGCTATTCTAGGTTTTTATCAGGCTGATTTAAGCACAAGTAATGGGATACATCATTTAATACATCAATTGGATTTTGATATTGATGGTATTGTGTTTGCTGGTGGAAATGCACATTTTGATTTATTTCAAGATAGCTTAGAGGAAGAAATGGATGACATGTTACAACTGCATATAAAAGCTCCTTGGATGATTACGAAGCATGTATTACCAAATATGATTCGAAAAAATAAAGGCCATATTGTGTTTATCACTTCTATCTGGGGAGACCGCGGTGCAAGTAACGAAGTGATGTACTCTTCCGTAAAAGGTGCTCAAAACAGTTTTGTACGGGCTT from Oceanobacillus iheyensis HTE831 encodes:
- the ymfI gene encoding elongation factor P 5-aminopentanone reductase; this encodes MRGNVLVIGASGEIGIAIARKLAKEGYSLLLHYHQNVEPILQLQLELDEDAILGFYQADLSTSNGIHHLIHQLDFDIDGIVFAGGNAHFDLFQDSLEEEMDDMLQLHIKAPWMITKHVLPNMIRKNKGHIVFITSIWGDRGASNEVMYSSVKGAQNSFVRALAKEVSLSGISVNGVSPGFIQTKMNAHLSAEEVHSIIDEIPLNRAGLPEEVANTVHFLMSDQSSYIRGEIIEVNGAW